The window GGCCCTATCGCCCTGCCCGAGTAAGAGGAATCCCTGATGCGTGTAGCCCTTTACCAATGTCCGCCGCTGCCACTGGACCCCGCCGCCAACCTGCAACGCCTGCATCAACTGGCGATGGAGGCCAAGGGCGCCGACCTCTTGGTGCTGCCGGAGATGTTCATGACCGGCTACAACATTGGCGCCGAAGCGGTCAGCACACTGGCCGAGGTCTACAACGGTGAATGGGCGCAGCAAATTGGCCGGATCGCCAAGGCTGCTGGTCTGGCGATTCTTTACGGCTATCCCGAGCGCACTGCCGACGGGCAGATTTACAACGCCGTGCAGTTGATCGACGCGAACGGCGAGCGCCTGTGCAATTACCGCAAGACGCATCTGTTCGGTGATCTTGATCGTTCGATGTTCAGCCCCGGCGAAGGCGAGTTTCCGGTTGTCGAGCTGAACGGCTGGAAGCTCGGTTTCCTGATTTGCTACGACCTGGAGTTCCCGGAAAATGCCCGTCGTCTCGCCCTTGATGGCGCCGAGCTGATTCTGGTGCCAACGGCGAACATGATTCCGTTCGACTTCATCGCCGATGTATCGGTACGCGCCCGCGCCTTCGAAAACCAATGCTACGTGGCCTACGCGAACTACTGTGGCCA of the Pseudomonas sp. Seg1 genome contains:
- a CDS encoding carbon-nitrogen hydrolase family protein gives rise to the protein MRVALYQCPPLPLDPAANLQRLHQLAMEAKGADLLVLPEMFMTGYNIGAEAVSTLAEVYNGEWAQQIGRIAKAAGLAILYGYPERTADGQIYNAVQLIDANGERLCNYRKTHLFGDLDRSMFSPGEGEFPVVELNGWKLGFLICYDLEFPENARRLALDGAELILVPTANMIPFDFIADVSVRARAFENQCYVAYANYCGHEVDIHYCGQSSIAAPDGSRIAQAGLDEALIVGELDRQLMIDSRAANRYLSDRRPELYGALNKR